Proteins encoded within one genomic window of Ottowia sp. SB7-C50:
- the boxC gene encoding 2,3-epoxybenzoyl-CoA dihydrolase, whose translation MKLSFDGDTAQLAIDIDENAGLRPGYKLKLNSYDLGVDIELHDALQRIRFEHPEVKTVVVTSAKDKVFCSGANIFMLGVSSHGWKVNFCKFTNETRNGIEDSSKHSGLKFIAAVNGACAGGGYELALACDEIILVDDRNSSVSLPEVPLLGVLPGTGGLTRVTDKRHVRHDLADIFCTSVEGVRGQRAVDWRLVDAIAKPQVFNDTVAKRATELAAGSHRGSGKGVTLTPVERQIDGDTINYKNVSIEINRGKRNATIVVKAPQGDQPKDIAGIEAAGVNWWPLAMARDLDDAILHLRTNELDIGTWILKTEGDAAAVLAADSTMEAHRDHWFVNETIGMLRRTFARLDVSSRSLFALVEPGSCFAGTLAELVFCADRAYMLDDDNAASITLDAFNFGLLPMVNGQSRLARRFYEESAPMEAVRAAAGKALGPKEAEKLGLITSAPDDIDWSDEVRLALEERAAMSPDALTGLEANLRFAQNENMFTRIFGRLTAWQNWIFQRPNAVGDKGALKVYGKGDKAQFDMNRV comes from the coding sequence ATCAAGCTCAGCTTTGACGGCGACACCGCGCAACTGGCCATCGACATCGACGAAAACGCCGGCCTGCGCCCCGGCTACAAGCTCAAGCTGAACAGCTACGACCTGGGCGTGGACATTGAGCTGCACGACGCGCTGCAGCGCATCCGCTTCGAGCACCCCGAGGTCAAGACGGTGGTCGTCACCAGCGCCAAGGACAAGGTGTTCTGCTCCGGCGCCAACATCTTCATGCTGGGCGTGTCCAGCCATGGCTGGAAGGTGAACTTCTGCAAGTTCACCAACGAAACGCGCAACGGCATCGAGGATTCATCCAAGCACAGCGGCCTGAAATTCATCGCCGCTGTCAACGGCGCCTGCGCCGGCGGCGGCTACGAGCTGGCCCTGGCCTGCGACGAGATCATCCTGGTCGATGACCGCAACAGCAGCGTCAGCCTGCCCGAAGTGCCGCTGCTGGGCGTGCTGCCCGGCACCGGCGGCCTGACGCGCGTGACCGACAAGCGCCACGTGCGGCATGACCTGGCCGACATCTTCTGCACCAGCGTGGAAGGCGTGCGCGGCCAGCGCGCTGTCGATTGGCGGCTGGTGGATGCGATTGCCAAGCCGCAGGTGTTCAACGACACGGTGGCCAAGCGCGCCACCGAACTGGCAGCCGGCAGCCACCGTGGCAGCGGCAAGGGCGTGACGCTGACGCCGGTCGAGCGCCAGATCGACGGCGACACCATTAACTATAAAAATGTGAGCATCGAGATCAACCGTGGCAAGCGCAACGCCACGATCGTGGTCAAGGCGCCGCAGGGCGATCAGCCGAAAGACATCGCCGGCATCGAAGCCGCCGGCGTCAACTGGTGGCCGCTGGCCATGGCGCGCGACCTGGACGACGCCATCCTGCACCTGCGCACCAACGAACTGGACATCGGCACCTGGATTCTCAAGACCGAAGGCGACGCCGCCGCCGTGCTGGCCGCCGATTCGACGATGGAAGCGCACCGCGACCATTGGTTCGTGAACGAAACCATCGGCATGCTGCGCCGCACCTTTGCGCGCCTCGACGTGTCCTCGCGCAGCCTGTTCGCGCTGGTCGAGCCGGGCTCTTGCTTTGCCGGCACGCTGGCCGAACTGGTGTTCTGCGCCGACCGCGCCTACATGCTGGACGACGACAACGCCGCCAGCATCACGCTCGACGCCTTCAACTTTGGCCTGCTGCCCATGGTCAACGGCCAGTCGCGTCTGGCACGCCGCTTCTACGAAGAAAGCGCGCCCATGGAAGCCGTGCGCGCCGCCGCCGGCAAGGCACTGGGCCCCAAGGAAGCCGAAAAGCTGGGTCTGATCACCTCTGCCCCCGACGATATCGACTGGTCCGACGAAGTGCGCCTGGCCCTGGAAGAGCGCGCCGCCATGTCGCCCGATGCGCTGACAGGCCTGGAAGCCAACCTGCGTTTCGCGCAGAACGAAAACATGTTCACCCGCATCTTCGGCCGCCTGACGGCGTGGCAGAACTGGATCTTCCAGCGCCCCAACGCCGTGGGCGACAAGGGCGCGCTGAAGGTGTACGGCAAGGGCGACAAGGCGCAGTTCGACATGAATCGCGTTTGA